A part of Trueperaceae bacterium genomic DNA contains:
- a CDS encoding phosphopentomutase has product MTVTLVVLDSVGVGALPDAADFGGPGGDDAGAHTLDHVVGATGVALPRLAALGLANIAGVESLPRGAAPLASHGRLAELSVGKDTTTGHWEFMSTVLEHPFRTFERFPDAVMREFDAATGRGHLGNYPASGTTILDELGPEHLRTGYPIVYTSADSVFQVAAHVGVVPLETLYEWCRRARAILQGENAVARVIARPFAGEPGAFVRLGDKRHDYSVAPPPNVLDALKAAGREVIGVGKIPDIYAHRGFTREVAAGTNALGIERTLELMRARPAGLVFTNLVEFDSLYGHRRDPAGYAAALRELDERIPDFLAATGPDDALLFVSDHGNDPTWHGTDHTREYGLLLYYRPGVAARDLGTRETFADVGASVADLLRVPWAGVGTSFAR; this is encoded by the coding sequence ATGACCGTGACGTTAGTCGTACTCGACTCCGTCGGCGTCGGCGCCCTACCGGACGCGGCCGACTTCGGCGGCCCCGGCGGGGACGACGCCGGGGCCCATACCCTCGACCACGTCGTCGGCGCGACCGGCGTGGCGTTGCCGCGCCTGGCCGCGCTCGGCCTCGCGAACATCGCCGGGGTGGAAAGCCTGCCGCGCGGCGCTGCGCCGCTCGCGAGCCACGGTCGCCTGGCCGAGCTGTCGGTGGGTAAGGACACGACGACGGGCCACTGGGAGTTCATGAGCACCGTGCTCGAACACCCGTTCCGCACGTTCGAGCGCTTCCCGGACGCCGTCATGCGCGAGTTCGACGCCGCGACGGGCCGCGGCCACCTCGGCAACTACCCCGCCTCTGGCACGACGATCCTCGACGAGCTCGGCCCCGAGCACCTGCGCACGGGCTACCCCATCGTGTACACGAGCGCTGACAGCGTCTTCCAGGTGGCCGCACACGTAGGGGTGGTGCCGCTCGAGACGCTCTACGAGTGGTGCCGGCGGGCCAGGGCCATCCTGCAGGGCGAGAACGCGGTCGCCCGAGTGATCGCGCGGCCCTTCGCGGGCGAGCCGGGCGCGTTCGTGCGCCTGGGCGACAAGCGTCACGACTACTCCGTGGCGCCGCCGCCGAACGTTCTCGACGCGTTGAAGGCGGCGGGCCGCGAGGTGATCGGGGTCGGCAAGATCCCCGACATCTACGCCCATCGCGGCTTCACGCGCGAGGTCGCGGCCGGCACCAACGCCCTCGGCATCGAGCGGACGCTCGAGCTGATGCGCGCGCGGCCGGCCGGGCTCGTGTTCACCAACCTGGTGGAGTTCGACTCGCTCTACGGTCACCGTCGCGACCCGGCCGGGTACGCGGCCGCCCTGCGCGAGCTCGACGAGCGCATCCCGGACTTCCTCGCCGCCACCGGGCCTGATGACGCCCTGCTGTTCGTGAGCGACCACGGCAACGACCCGACGTGGCACGGGACCGACCACACGCGCGAGTACGGTCTGCTCCTCTACTACCGCCCGGGGGTCGCGGCGCGGGACCTCGGCACGCGCGAGACCTTCGCCGACGTGGGGGCGAGCGTGGCGGACCTACTGCGGGTGCCCTGGGCGGGCGTCGGCACGAGCTTCGCGCGTTAG
- the tilS gene encoding tRNA lysidine(34) synthetase TilS produces the protein MTEPADLGARVDAELTRLAPAAKRVVVAVSGGADSVAAARLLAAAGRDLVIAHFDHRLRPDSGGDAEFVRALSARLGAEFRLGGADVLAVASARRWNLEDAARRLRYAFLHDVLRATAARDGAIVVAHTLDDQAETFLLQLLRGAAFPGGMAARRGSVVRPLLGVRREELRAHLRLLTQAWREDATNDDLSRNRAWVRAELLPALESRFPGVAERIDHTASQLAAARAALERLARERFGEADIDVGRLAGAEPALRRAVIAARLRALGVPATRAVVADLEAALGEAARLGSAAPPWRRDLPRGASATLAYGRFAIGRSTSAAPAPEAPRAVSTLADLPAGAPAAVLAGRSGLVVRRRLPGDRIRLPGGTKLVSDLLIDRKVPRAERDRLRVIADGPEVLWVEGVAVAAALGAGAAGVSPEALGAPARGSSPPAANGDPLAPDTRPTPDRDARLMRLALAQARLALAEGEVPVGALVARGDEVLAVGRNRTRATGDPTAHAEIVAMRAAAERLGGWRLTGCTLYVTLEPCPMCFGAVLQSHVARVVFGAPNLRDGALGGVADVSLAPWKRVPAILGGVEGGAAARLLKDAFAAARGADAPEGGTDDPRQDGMN, from the coding sequence GTGACGGAGCCGGCAGACCTCGGTGCTCGCGTGGACGCTGAACTGACGCGGCTGGCGCCGGCCGCCAAGCGCGTCGTGGTGGCCGTGTCGGGCGGCGCTGACTCGGTGGCTGCGGCGCGCCTCCTCGCCGCGGCCGGTCGCGACCTGGTCATCGCCCACTTCGATCACCGCCTGAGGCCGGACTCGGGAGGGGACGCCGAGTTCGTGCGCGCCTTGAGCGCCCGGCTCGGAGCGGAGTTCCGCCTCGGCGGCGCCGACGTGCTGGCCGTCGCCAGCGCCAGGCGGTGGAACCTGGAGGACGCCGCGAGGCGGCTACGCTACGCCTTCTTGCACGACGTGCTGCGCGCCACGGCCGCGCGAGACGGCGCGATCGTCGTGGCCCACACGCTGGACGACCAGGCGGAGACGTTCCTGCTCCAGCTCCTGCGTGGCGCGGCTTTCCCGGGCGGCATGGCGGCCAGGCGCGGGAGCGTCGTCAGGCCGCTCCTCGGCGTCAGGCGCGAGGAGCTGCGCGCCCACTTGCGCCTCCTGACGCAGGCGTGGCGGGAGGACGCCACGAACGACGACCTGAGCAGGAACCGCGCCTGGGTCCGCGCCGAGCTGCTGCCGGCGTTGGAGAGCCGCTTCCCGGGCGTGGCGGAGCGCATCGATCACACGGCGTCCCAGCTGGCCGCGGCGCGCGCGGCGTTGGAGCGGCTCGCGCGCGAGCGGTTCGGGGAGGCGGACATCGACGTCGGGCGGCTGGCCGGCGCGGAGCCCGCGCTGCGCCGCGCGGTCATCGCGGCGCGGCTGCGTGCCTTGGGCGTGCCGGCCACACGCGCGGTCGTTGCGGACCTCGAGGCGGCACTCGGCGAGGCGGCGCGGCTGGGCTCGGCCGCGCCGCCCTGGCGCCGCGACCTGCCCAGGGGCGCGAGCGCGACGCTCGCCTACGGACGGTTCGCCATCGGGCGCTCCACCAGCGCGGCGCCGGCACCCGAGGCGCCGCGCGCCGTGAGCACCCTAGCCGACCTGCCGGCCGGCGCTCCCGCGGCGGTCCTCGCCGGCCGCTCCGGCCTCGTCGTGCGCCGGCGCCTGCCGGGCGACCGCATCAGGCTGCCGGGCGGCACCAAGCTCGTCAGCGACCTCCTCATCGACCGCAAGGTACCGAGGGCCGAGCGCGACCGTCTCCGAGTGATCGCCGACGGCCCGGAGGTCCTGTGGGTCGAGGGGGTGGCCGTCGCCGCCGCGCTCGGGGCGGGTGCGGCCGGCGTGAGCCCCGAGGCGCTCGGTGCCCCCGCGCGGGGCTCTTCTCCTCCGGCCGCTAACGGCGACCCCCTCGCGCCTGACACCCGACCGACGCCCGACCGGGACGCCCGCCTCATGCGCCTGGCCCTCGCGCAGGCGCGCCTGGCCCTCGCCGAGGGGGAGGTCCCCGTCGGCGCCCTGGTGGCCAGGGGCGACGAGGTCCTGGCCGTCGGGCGCAACCGCACGCGCGCCACGGGCGACCCCACCGCGCACGCCGAGATCGTCGCCATGCGCGCCGCAGCGGAGCGGCTCGGCGGTTGGCGGCTCACGGGCTGCACGCTCTACGTGACGCTCGAACCGTGCCCGATGTGCTTCGGCGCCGTGCTCCAGTCGCACGTTGCGCGCGTCGTCTTCGGCGCCCCCAACCTCAGGGACGGCGCGCTCGGAGGCGTCGCCGACGTCTCGCTCGCGCCTTGGAAGCGGGTCCCGGCGATCCTTGGGGGCGTCGAGGGTGGCGCGGCGGCACGGCTCCTCAAGGACGCCTTCGCGGCGGCCAGGGGCGCAGACGCCCCGGAAGGCGGCACCGATGACCCCCGCCAGGACGGCATGAACTGA
- the lepA gene encoding translation elongation factor 4, with amino-acid sequence MEIRNFSIIAHVDHGKSTLADRILELTESVSERDRRDQMLDSLELERERGITIKATPMRLYYRSDAGATYQFNLIDTPGHVDFNYEVSRALGACEGVLLVIDAAQGVEAQTIQNAYLAADNGLEILPVINKIDLPAADVPGAIEELEEIIGVPGDHAVPVSAKTGENVRAVLEAVVQHLPGPTGERDAPLRALIFDAVYDAYQGVIAFIRVFDGAIKAKDRVLIHSTGKVMEVERVGFFRPEPTVAAELSVGEVGWFTAGIKEIADTQIGDTVTSADRPTDRPVPGFKPAMPVVFSGLYPTDTEDYPRLREALEKLRLNDAAFSFEPETSEALGFGFRCGFLGLLHADIVQARLEREFDLSLIATAPGVVYKVVTTDGAAFDVQNPSELPTPDRLESIAEPFVALSVFLPEEYVGSAMGLLQEKRGEMKDMIYHGHRVELRYEVPFGEILYDFHDRLKSLSRGYASMDYQFLEYRAGDLVKIDVLVNEEKVDALSIIAHRDKAYDVGRRMVDRMAEVIPRQMFAIPVQAAIGGKILARATVKAFRKDVLAKCYGGDITRKKKLLEKQKKGKARMKQIGTVEVPQEAFLAVLSTEE; translated from the coding sequence GTGGAGATCCGCAACTTCTCGATCATCGCTCACGTCGACCACGGCAAGTCGACGCTGGCCGACCGGATCCTGGAACTGACCGAGAGCGTCTCGGAGCGCGACAGGCGCGACCAGATGCTCGACTCCCTAGAGCTCGAGCGCGAGCGCGGCATCACGATCAAAGCCACGCCCATGCGCCTCTACTACCGGTCCGACGCCGGCGCGACGTACCAGTTCAACCTCATAGACACGCCCGGGCACGTCGACTTCAACTATGAGGTCTCGCGTGCCCTCGGCGCCTGCGAGGGTGTCCTGCTCGTGATCGACGCCGCCCAGGGCGTCGAGGCCCAGACCATCCAGAACGCCTACCTGGCCGCCGACAACGGCCTCGAGATCCTCCCGGTCATCAACAAGATCGACCTACCGGCCGCCGACGTGCCTGGGGCGATCGAGGAGCTGGAGGAGATCATCGGCGTGCCGGGCGACCACGCCGTGCCCGTCTCCGCCAAGACGGGGGAGAACGTGCGCGCGGTCCTCGAGGCCGTCGTCCAGCATCTGCCCGGACCGACGGGCGAGCGCGACGCGCCGCTGCGCGCCCTCATCTTCGACGCCGTCTACGACGCCTACCAGGGGGTCATCGCCTTCATCCGCGTCTTCGACGGGGCGATCAAGGCGAAGGACCGCGTGCTCATCCACTCGACCGGGAAGGTCATGGAGGTCGAACGGGTCGGCTTCTTCCGTCCCGAGCCCACCGTGGCGGCCGAGCTGAGCGTCGGCGAGGTCGGCTGGTTCACCGCCGGCATCAAGGAGATCGCGGACACGCAGATCGGCGACACGGTCACGAGCGCCGACCGTCCGACGGACCGTCCCGTGCCGGGGTTCAAGCCGGCCATGCCCGTCGTATTCTCCGGCCTCTACCCGACGGATACCGAGGACTACCCGCGCCTGCGCGAGGCGCTCGAGAAGCTGCGCCTCAACGACGCGGCGTTCTCGTTCGAGCCCGAGACGTCGGAGGCCCTCGGCTTCGGCTTCCGGTGCGGCTTCCTCGGCCTCCTGCACGCCGACATCGTGCAAGCTCGCCTGGAGCGCGAGTTCGACCTGTCGCTCATCGCGACGGCGCCCGGGGTCGTCTACAAGGTGGTGACCACGGACGGTGCGGCGTTCGACGTGCAGAACCCCAGCGAGCTGCCGACCCCGGACAGGCTCGAGTCGATCGCGGAGCCGTTCGTCGCCCTGTCGGTCTTCCTGCCCGAGGAGTACGTCGGGTCCGCGATGGGCCTGCTGCAGGAGAAGCGCGGCGAGATGAAGGACATGATCTACCACGGCCACCGCGTCGAGCTGCGCTACGAAGTGCCCTTCGGCGAGATCCTGTACGACTTCCACGACCGCCTGAAGTCGCTCTCGCGCGGCTACGCCTCGATGGACTATCAGTTCCTCGAGTACCGCGCGGGCGACCTGGTGAAGATAGACGTGCTCGTCAACGAGGAGAAGGTCGATGCCCTCTCGATCATCGCGCATCGCGACAAGGCTTACGACGTTGGCAGGCGGATGGTCGACCGGATGGCGGAGGTCATCCCGCGGCAGATGTTCGCCATCCCCGTGCAGGCCGCCATCGGCGGCAAGATCCTGGCGCGCGCCACCGTGAAGGCGTTCCGCAAGGACGTGCTCGCCAAGTGCTACGGCGGCGACATCACGCGCAAGAAGAAGCTCCTGGAGAAACAGAAGAAGGGCAAGGCGCGCATGAAGCAGATCGGCACCGTCGAGGTGCCGCAGGAAGCGTTCCTCGCCGTCCTGAGCACGGAGGAGTGA